One Salarias fasciatus chromosome 9, fSalaFa1.1, whole genome shotgun sequence DNA segment encodes these proteins:
- the eya1 gene encoding protein phosphatase EYA1 isoform X5, with product MEMQDLASPHSRVSGSSESPNGPNLDNSHISNNSMTPNGTEVKTEPMSSSEIVTSVADTSLDSFSGSAIGTSGFSPRQTHQFSPQIYPSNRTYPHILPTPSSQNMAAYGQTQYTTGMQQAAAYASYPQPGQPYGIPAYGIKTEGGLSQSQSPGQTGFLSYSSGFTTPQTGQAPYSYQMQGGTFTTTSGLYAGNNSLTNSTGFNSTQQDYPSYPGFGQSQYAQYYNSSPYTSPYMTSNNTSPSTPSTTTTYTLQEPPAGITSQALTENPAAEYSTIHSPSTPIKDSDSDRLRRASDGKSRGRGRRNNNPSPPPDSDLERVFIWDLDETIIVFHSLLTGSYANRYGRDPPTSVSLGLRMEEMIFNLADTHLFFNDLEECDQVHIDDVSSDDNGQDLSTYNFSADGFHAAATSANLCLATGVRGGVDWMRKLAFRYRRVKEIYTTYKNNVGGLLGPAKREAWLQLRAEIEALTDSWLTLALKALTLIHSRSNCVNILVTTTQLIPALAKVLLYGLGIVFPIENIYSATKIGKESCFERVIQRFGRKVVYIVVGDGVEEEQGSKKHNMPFWRISSHSDLMALHHALDLEYL from the exons TTAAAACAGAGCCAATGAGCAGCAGTGAAATCGTCACCTCAGTAGCAGACACCTCTCTAGACAGCTTCTCAGGATCAG CTATTGGAACCAGTGGCTTCAGCCCAAGACAAACTCACCAGTTCTCTCCGCAGATTTATCCGTCCAA CAGAACATATCCGCATATTCTTCCCACCCCTTCCTCCCAAAATATGGCTGCGTACGGACAGACGCAGTACACCACAGGAATGCAGCAGGCCGCGGCGTATGCTAGCTACCCCCAGCCCGGCCAGCCCTACGGCATCCCAGCTTACG GCATAAAGACGGAGGGAGGTCTGAGCCAGTCCCAATCCCCGGGACAGACGGGCTTCCTGAGCTACAGCTCTGGCTTCACCACACCGCAGACTGGACAGGCCCCCTACAGTTACCAGATGCAGG GTGGTACTTTCACGACAACGTCGGGACTGTATGCGGGAAACAACTCCCTgacaaactccactggcttcaaCAGCACGCAGCAG GACTACCCCAGCTATCCGGGGTTTGGCCAGAGCCAGTATGCTCAGTATTACAACAGCTCACCCTACACTTCACCCTACATGACAAGTAACAACACCAGCCCCAGCACGCCCTCCACCACAACCACCTACACCCTCCAGGAGCCACCCGCTGGTATCACCAGCCAAGCTCTCACAGAAAACCCCGCAG CCGAGTACAGTACCATCCACAGTCCATCAACCCCCATTAAAGATTCAGATTCGGATCGATTGCGCCGGGCCTCGGATGGAAAGTCACGTGGCCGTGGAAGAAGGAACAACAACCCATCACCGCCGCCCGACTCTGACCTTGAG CGAGTTTTCATCTGGGACCTGGATGAAACAATCATCGTTTTCCATTCCTTGCTCACAGGTTCTTATGCCAACAGATATGGACGG GACCCACCAACATCTGTATCGCTAGGCCTGAGGATGGAAGAAATGATCTTCAACTTGGCAGACACACACTTATTCTTTAATGACTTAGAG GAATGTGACCAGGTACATATTGACGATGTATCGTCTGATGACAACGGTCAAGACCTAAG TACGTATAACTTCAGCGCTGACGGTTTCCATGCAGCAGCTACCAGTGCCAACCTCTGTCTGGCCACAGGCGTGCGGGGAGGCGTGGACTGGATGAGAAAACTGGCCTTCCGCTACAGACGAGTAAAAGAAATCTACACCACCTACAAAAATAACGTTGGAG GTCTGCTGGGCCCAGCCAAAAGGGAAGCCTGGTTGCAATTGCGAGCAGAAATTGAAGCCTTGACGGACTCCTGGTTAACACTGGCACTGAAAGCACTAACATTAATCCACTCAAG ATCAAACTGTGTGAACATCCTGGTGACCACCACGCAGCTCATCCCCGCCCTGGCCAAGGTCCTGCTCTACGGCTTGGGAATCGTCTTTCCTATTGAGAATATTTATAGCGCAACCAAAATAG GGAAGGAGAGCTGCTTCGAGAGGGTAATTCAAAGGTTCGGGAGGAAAGTTGTTTACATTGTTGTTGGAGATGGAGTGGAAGAGGAGCAAGGCTCAAAAAAG CACAACATGCCCTTCTGGAGGATCTCCAGTCATTCGGACCTCATGGCTCTCCACCACGCTCTGGACTTGGAGTACTTGTAG
- the eya1 gene encoding protein phosphatase EYA1 isoform X4 has translation MEMQDLASPHSRVSGSSESPNGPNLDNSHISNNSMTPNGTEVKTEPMSSSEIVTSVADTSLDSFSGSAIGTSGFSPRQTHQFSPQIYPSNRTYPHILPTPSSQNMAAYGQTQYTTGMQQAAAYASYPQPGQPYGIPAYGPLWAGIKTEGGLSQSQSPGQTGFLSYSSGFTTPQTGQAPYSYQMQGGTFTTTSGLYAGNNSLTNSTGFNSTQQDYPSYPGFGQSQYAQYYNSSPYTSPYMTSNNTSPSTPSTTTTYTLQEPPAGITSQALTENPAAEYSTIHSPSTPIKDSDSDRLRRASDGKSRGRGRRNNNPSPPPDSDLERVFIWDLDETIIVFHSLLTGSYANRYGRDPPTSVSLGLRMEEMIFNLADTHLFFNDLEECDQVHIDDVSSDDNGQDLSTYNFSADGFHAAATSANLCLATGVRGGVDWMRKLAFRYRRVKEIYTTYKNNVGGLLGPAKREAWLQLRAEIEALTDSWLTLALKALTLIHSRSNCVNILVTTTQLIPALAKVLLYGLGIVFPIENIYSATKIGKESCFERVIQRFGRKVVYIVVGDGVEEEQGSKKHNMPFWRISSHSDLMALHHALDLEYL, from the exons TTAAAACAGAGCCAATGAGCAGCAGTGAAATCGTCACCTCAGTAGCAGACACCTCTCTAGACAGCTTCTCAGGATCAG CTATTGGAACCAGTGGCTTCAGCCCAAGACAAACTCACCAGTTCTCTCCGCAGATTTATCCGTCCAA CAGAACATATCCGCATATTCTTCCCACCCCTTCCTCCCAAAATATGGCTGCGTACGGACAGACGCAGTACACCACAGGAATGCAGCAGGCCGCGGCGTATGCTAGCTACCCCCAGCCCGGCCAGCCCTACGGCATCCCAGCTTACG GTCCATTGTGGGCAGGCATAAAGACGGAGGGAGGTCTGAGCCAGTCCCAATCCCCGGGACAGACGGGCTTCCTGAGCTACAGCTCTGGCTTCACCACACCGCAGACTGGACAGGCCCCCTACAGTTACCAGATGCAGG GTGGTACTTTCACGACAACGTCGGGACTGTATGCGGGAAACAACTCCCTgacaaactccactggcttcaaCAGCACGCAGCAG GACTACCCCAGCTATCCGGGGTTTGGCCAGAGCCAGTATGCTCAGTATTACAACAGCTCACCCTACACTTCACCCTACATGACAAGTAACAACACCAGCCCCAGCACGCCCTCCACCACAACCACCTACACCCTCCAGGAGCCACCCGCTGGTATCACCAGCCAAGCTCTCACAGAAAACCCCGCAG CCGAGTACAGTACCATCCACAGTCCATCAACCCCCATTAAAGATTCAGATTCGGATCGATTGCGCCGGGCCTCGGATGGAAAGTCACGTGGCCGTGGAAGAAGGAACAACAACCCATCACCGCCGCCCGACTCTGACCTTGAG CGAGTTTTCATCTGGGACCTGGATGAAACAATCATCGTTTTCCATTCCTTGCTCACAGGTTCTTATGCCAACAGATATGGACGG GACCCACCAACATCTGTATCGCTAGGCCTGAGGATGGAAGAAATGATCTTCAACTTGGCAGACACACACTTATTCTTTAATGACTTAGAG GAATGTGACCAGGTACATATTGACGATGTATCGTCTGATGACAACGGTCAAGACCTAAG TACGTATAACTTCAGCGCTGACGGTTTCCATGCAGCAGCTACCAGTGCCAACCTCTGTCTGGCCACAGGCGTGCGGGGAGGCGTGGACTGGATGAGAAAACTGGCCTTCCGCTACAGACGAGTAAAAGAAATCTACACCACCTACAAAAATAACGTTGGAG GTCTGCTGGGCCCAGCCAAAAGGGAAGCCTGGTTGCAATTGCGAGCAGAAATTGAAGCCTTGACGGACTCCTGGTTAACACTGGCACTGAAAGCACTAACATTAATCCACTCAAG ATCAAACTGTGTGAACATCCTGGTGACCACCACGCAGCTCATCCCCGCCCTGGCCAAGGTCCTGCTCTACGGCTTGGGAATCGTCTTTCCTATTGAGAATATTTATAGCGCAACCAAAATAG GGAAGGAGAGCTGCTTCGAGAGGGTAATTCAAAGGTTCGGGAGGAAAGTTGTTTACATTGTTGTTGGAGATGGAGTGGAAGAGGAGCAAGGCTCAAAAAAG CACAACATGCCCTTCTGGAGGATCTCCAGTCATTCGGACCTCATGGCTCTCCACCACGCTCTGGACTTGGAGTACTTGTAG
- the eya1 gene encoding protein phosphatase EYA1 isoform X6, protein MEMQDLASPHSRVSGSSESPNGPNLDNSHISNNSMTPNGTEVKTEPMSSSEIVTSVADTSLDSFSGSAIGTSGFSPRQTHQFSPQIYPSKTYPHILPTPSSQNMAAYGQTQYTTGMQQAAAYASYPQPGQPYGIPAYGIKTEGGLSQSQSPGQTGFLSYSSGFTTPQTGQAPYSYQMQGGTFTTTSGLYAGNNSLTNSTGFNSTQQDYPSYPGFGQSQYAQYYNSSPYTSPYMTSNNTSPSTPSTTTTYTLQEPPAGITSQALTENPAAEYSTIHSPSTPIKDSDSDRLRRASDGKSRGRGRRNNNPSPPPDSDLERVFIWDLDETIIVFHSLLTGSYANRYGRDPPTSVSLGLRMEEMIFNLADTHLFFNDLEECDQVHIDDVSSDDNGQDLSTYNFSADGFHAAATSANLCLATGVRGGVDWMRKLAFRYRRVKEIYTTYKNNVGGLLGPAKREAWLQLRAEIEALTDSWLTLALKALTLIHSRSNCVNILVTTTQLIPALAKVLLYGLGIVFPIENIYSATKIGKESCFERVIQRFGRKVVYIVVGDGVEEEQGSKKHNMPFWRISSHSDLMALHHALDLEYL, encoded by the exons TTAAAACAGAGCCAATGAGCAGCAGTGAAATCGTCACCTCAGTAGCAGACACCTCTCTAGACAGCTTCTCAGGATCAG CTATTGGAACCAGTGGCTTCAGCCCAAGACAAACTCACCAGTTCTCTCCGCAGATTTATCCGTCCAA AACATATCCGCATATTCTTCCCACCCCTTCCTCCCAAAATATGGCTGCGTACGGACAGACGCAGTACACCACAGGAATGCAGCAGGCCGCGGCGTATGCTAGCTACCCCCAGCCCGGCCAGCCCTACGGCATCCCAGCTTACG GCATAAAGACGGAGGGAGGTCTGAGCCAGTCCCAATCCCCGGGACAGACGGGCTTCCTGAGCTACAGCTCTGGCTTCACCACACCGCAGACTGGACAGGCCCCCTACAGTTACCAGATGCAGG GTGGTACTTTCACGACAACGTCGGGACTGTATGCGGGAAACAACTCCCTgacaaactccactggcttcaaCAGCACGCAGCAG GACTACCCCAGCTATCCGGGGTTTGGCCAGAGCCAGTATGCTCAGTATTACAACAGCTCACCCTACACTTCACCCTACATGACAAGTAACAACACCAGCCCCAGCACGCCCTCCACCACAACCACCTACACCCTCCAGGAGCCACCCGCTGGTATCACCAGCCAAGCTCTCACAGAAAACCCCGCAG CCGAGTACAGTACCATCCACAGTCCATCAACCCCCATTAAAGATTCAGATTCGGATCGATTGCGCCGGGCCTCGGATGGAAAGTCACGTGGCCGTGGAAGAAGGAACAACAACCCATCACCGCCGCCCGACTCTGACCTTGAG CGAGTTTTCATCTGGGACCTGGATGAAACAATCATCGTTTTCCATTCCTTGCTCACAGGTTCTTATGCCAACAGATATGGACGG GACCCACCAACATCTGTATCGCTAGGCCTGAGGATGGAAGAAATGATCTTCAACTTGGCAGACACACACTTATTCTTTAATGACTTAGAG GAATGTGACCAGGTACATATTGACGATGTATCGTCTGATGACAACGGTCAAGACCTAAG TACGTATAACTTCAGCGCTGACGGTTTCCATGCAGCAGCTACCAGTGCCAACCTCTGTCTGGCCACAGGCGTGCGGGGAGGCGTGGACTGGATGAGAAAACTGGCCTTCCGCTACAGACGAGTAAAAGAAATCTACACCACCTACAAAAATAACGTTGGAG GTCTGCTGGGCCCAGCCAAAAGGGAAGCCTGGTTGCAATTGCGAGCAGAAATTGAAGCCTTGACGGACTCCTGGTTAACACTGGCACTGAAAGCACTAACATTAATCCACTCAAG ATCAAACTGTGTGAACATCCTGGTGACCACCACGCAGCTCATCCCCGCCCTGGCCAAGGTCCTGCTCTACGGCTTGGGAATCGTCTTTCCTATTGAGAATATTTATAGCGCAACCAAAATAG GGAAGGAGAGCTGCTTCGAGAGGGTAATTCAAAGGTTCGGGAGGAAAGTTGTTTACATTGTTGTTGGAGATGGAGTGGAAGAGGAGCAAGGCTCAAAAAAG CACAACATGCCCTTCTGGAGGATCTCCAGTCATTCGGACCTCATGGCTCTCCACCACGCTCTGGACTTGGAGTACTTGTAG